In Stieleria varia, one genomic interval encodes:
- a CDS encoding carbon-nitrogen hydrolase, whose amino-acid sequence MTRTVRLALLQMRYAGSRDKTLEATERLIREATQGDSGAQVICLQELFCDAYPCQTEDHCRFDDAMPLDGPVIQMMAGLARELAIVIVVPIFEKRAAGVYHNTVVVVDADGSVAGTYRKMHIPDDPLYYEKFYFAPGDLGFKPIQTRYAKLGVGICWDQWFPETARLLSLAGAEILLFPTAIGWIDGEKEEYGAGQHDAWQTAMRAHAIANGLWLGAPNRVGKEGKVEFWGGSFITSPRGEVVAKADHESETFLAFECELDEIDVVRTHWPFLRDRRVDAYQDLTKRYLD is encoded by the coding sequence GTGACAAGAACGGTTCGCTTGGCATTGCTACAGATGCGGTACGCAGGATCGCGAGACAAGACATTGGAAGCGACCGAGCGGCTGATTCGCGAGGCGACCCAGGGAGACTCTGGCGCACAAGTCATTTGTTTGCAAGAACTCTTTTGCGACGCTTATCCTTGCCAAACGGAGGACCACTGTCGATTTGACGATGCGATGCCGTTGGACGGCCCCGTGATCCAGATGATGGCTGGACTGGCTCGCGAATTGGCCATCGTGATTGTTGTTCCGATCTTCGAAAAGAGGGCGGCTGGCGTGTACCACAACACGGTCGTCGTCGTGGACGCCGATGGCAGCGTTGCGGGGACATACCGCAAGATGCACATCCCGGACGACCCGCTGTACTACGAAAAATTTTATTTCGCCCCCGGCGATCTCGGTTTCAAACCGATCCAAACGCGATACGCAAAACTGGGTGTAGGCATTTGCTGGGACCAATGGTTTCCCGAAACCGCGCGGCTGCTGTCGCTGGCCGGTGCGGAGATCCTATTGTTTCCCACGGCGATCGGTTGGATCGATGGTGAGAAAGAAGAGTACGGTGCCGGGCAACATGACGCTTGGCAAACGGCGATGCGAGCCCACGCGATCGCCAACGGTTTGTGGTTGGGGGCTCCCAACCGCGTCGGCAAAGAAGGCAAGGTTGAGTTTTGGGGAGGATCGTTCATCACCTCTCCGCGTGGCGAGGTCGTCGCCAAGGCCGATCATGAAAGTGAAACCTTCCTGGCGTTTGAATGTGAACTCGATGAAATCGATGTCGTTCGCACCCACTGGCCTTTCTTGCGAGATCGACGCGTGGACGCTTACCAGGATCTGACCAAGCGTTACTTGGACTGA
- a CDS encoding amidohydrolase family protein gives MRFFPIAATLLLVSAGFHHSPLRADSPWIIDTHTHFKGTEQVLAEHAARSFDPRNTLGQVFVPNDYAPIAERLGIRATVVVEAVDQDLLRFNDWVIDQADSDLICGYVAHGDLTADDFASHHQRYMESGHLKGYRIRMGELASCLESEQGRKHLAMLEQQGLVADLLIDAKQIDDVITLSNDFPKLSVVINHGFRARMVDGKPTEQWLAAVRRAGTLPNVHCKFSSLIDFSGVKPFSGEAPSDLKAYLPVFQPLMESFGEDRLIFGTNWGVCTHYGSVDAVVSLALDYLNQHGKAAVQKVMRDNAVRVYHLSAADVE, from the coding sequence ATGCGTTTTTTCCCCATCGCAGCGACTTTGTTGCTGGTAAGTGCCGGATTCCACCACTCCCCATTGCGGGCAGATTCTCCCTGGATCATCGACACCCACACGCATTTCAAGGGTACCGAGCAAGTCCTTGCTGAGCACGCCGCCCGATCGTTTGACCCACGAAACACACTGGGCCAAGTTTTTGTGCCCAATGACTACGCGCCGATCGCCGAGCGTCTGGGCATCCGTGCCACCGTCGTGGTCGAGGCGGTCGATCAAGATCTGTTGCGATTCAACGACTGGGTGATCGATCAAGCGGATTCGGATTTGATTTGTGGCTACGTGGCTCATGGCGATTTAACAGCAGACGACTTCGCCAGCCATCATCAGCGTTACATGGAAAGCGGTCACCTGAAAGGATATCGAATTCGAATGGGGGAACTGGCGTCCTGTCTGGAAAGCGAACAAGGACGCAAGCATCTCGCCATGCTGGAACAACAGGGCCTGGTTGCGGATTTGTTGATCGATGCCAAGCAGATCGATGACGTCATCACACTCTCCAACGATTTCCCCAAGTTATCGGTCGTCATCAATCATGGTTTTCGTGCACGCATGGTCGACGGCAAGCCAACCGAGCAGTGGCTCGCCGCCGTGCGCCGCGCGGGAACGCTGCCCAATGTGCATTGCAAGTTCAGCAGCCTGATCGATTTCTCTGGCGTCAAACCTTTCTCCGGCGAGGCGCCGAGCGATCTGAAGGCTTACCTGCCCGTGTTCCAACCGCTGATGGAAAGCTTTGGGGAAGACAGGCTGATCTTCGGCACCAACTGGGGCGTCTGCACTCACTACGGTTCGGTGGACGCTGTTGTCAGTTTGGCTTTGGATTATTTGAATCAACACGGTAAAGCGGCGGTGCAGAAAGTGATGCGAGACAACGCGGTTCGCGTCTATCATTTATCCGCCGCAGACGTTGAATAA
- a CDS encoding multiheme c-type cytochrome, whose protein sequence is MRSPWIIGLFVIAFAVVVYYFTTTGSDGQQDDVAERLRQRQMRESVGSAVVENDVVADEPDWAALEAAGKGVPVPKVLDVRPGEGGMFWFVGYPGEPFGIEIPFGAGRFRTPPAEQEPVHENPGFLGANVCAECHQEKHDSFIHTAHHRTSRLPETEAFGGSFEEGKNVLSTKSPQVAFKMVERDGKFYQRVSYYGWQFEVPMDIIVGSGKLGESYLYWHEDGLYQANVSYAETADGWINSPGYLDGDANYSRSIGSRCVECHFTYADSRGEGNQFTESSFILGVSCERCHGTGEKHVEFHRQNKDEKKGQHISVPTQLSRQGQLDLCGQCHSTVTPAKGEPFAFQPGDRFEDRFEAPDPNEAGNSVHTSNQVARLSLSKCFQETEMACADCHDPHKHERGNKRLFSERCMKCHEVSECGMNDQPVDGLDLAANCVDCHVPVKESERMRMELGSESVFPPLRDHFIRVDRAATKEYLQSLKTVPQ, encoded by the coding sequence ATGCGATCACCTTGGATCATCGGATTGTTTGTCATTGCGTTCGCGGTGGTTGTCTATTATTTCACGACCACCGGCAGTGACGGCCAACAAGACGATGTCGCAGAACGTCTTCGGCAGCGTCAGATGCGAGAGTCCGTCGGGTCAGCGGTTGTTGAGAACGACGTGGTCGCTGACGAGCCCGACTGGGCCGCGTTGGAAGCGGCGGGGAAAGGCGTGCCGGTTCCCAAAGTCTTGGATGTCAGGCCGGGCGAAGGTGGCATGTTTTGGTTCGTCGGATATCCAGGTGAGCCGTTTGGAATCGAGATCCCGTTCGGCGCAGGCCGCTTCAGAACGCCGCCAGCCGAGCAAGAACCGGTCCATGAAAACCCGGGATTCCTCGGCGCCAATGTCTGCGCGGAGTGCCACCAGGAAAAACACGATTCGTTCATTCACACCGCTCACCATCGCACAAGCCGATTACCTGAAACCGAAGCGTTTGGAGGCTCATTTGAAGAAGGAAAGAACGTCTTGTCGACAAAGTCACCTCAAGTCGCGTTCAAAATGGTGGAGCGCGACGGCAAGTTCTATCAGCGGGTGTCCTATTACGGCTGGCAATTCGAAGTCCCGATGGACATCATCGTCGGCTCCGGAAAACTCGGCGAAAGCTATTTGTACTGGCACGAGGATGGACTTTATCAAGCCAACGTCAGCTACGCCGAGACGGCAGACGGCTGGATCAACAGCCCTGGTTACCTTGATGGCGATGCAAACTATTCACGCAGCATCGGAAGCCGCTGCGTCGAATGCCATTTCACCTACGCGGACTCGCGTGGCGAGGGAAACCAGTTCACCGAAAGCAGTTTTATTCTGGGGGTCTCATGCGAGCGTTGTCATGGAACGGGCGAGAAGCACGTCGAATTTCATCGCCAAAACAAGGATGAGAAAAAAGGGCAACACATATCCGTCCCCACACAGCTTTCGCGTCAAGGGCAATTGGATCTGTGCGGACAATGCCACTCGACGGTCACGCCTGCCAAGGGAGAACCCTTCGCCTTTCAACCGGGCGATCGCTTTGAGGACCGATTCGAAGCCCCCGATCCCAACGAAGCCGGCAATAGCGTCCATACCAGCAATCAAGTCGCACGCTTATCGCTGAGCAAGTGTTTTCAGGAGACGGAGATGGCGTGTGCCGACTGCCATGATCCACACAAACATGAACGTGGAAACAAACGGCTGTTTTCCGAGCGTTGCATGAAATGCCATGAAGTGTCCGAGTGCGGGATGAACGATCAGCCCGTTGATGGATTGGACTTGGCCGCCAACTGCGTTGATTGCCATGTCCCCGTAAAGGAATCCGAACGGATGCGGATGGAACTCGGCAGCGAAAGCGTTTTTCCACCGCTGCGTGACCACTTCATCCGAGTCGACCGAGCGGCCACGAAGGAGTACCTGCAGT
- the bioD gene encoding dethiobiotin synthase, whose protein sequence is METHPTKTVFVTGTDTDVGKTYVASLLARTLVGKCQRVGVYKPVASGCIPATIMMVDGQPELNPGQSGDSGGMVATDAFELWRAAGMPRRLDDVCPQRFALPVAPPAAAAAENREVDAKLLVDGAAKWRSGYDWLIVEGAGGFMSPLADGLLNIDLYRQLGQPKLLVVAANRLGTIHQSLATCLAAQQLGCEVSGLLLNAVQSTTDSSCTGNAEQIRRYSNVEFLGTVDYQQTTLPDNIIGAIEKWFA, encoded by the coding sequence ATGGAGACGCATCCGACAAAAACCGTTTTTGTAACGGGCACGGACACCGACGTCGGCAAAACCTACGTGGCTTCCCTGCTAGCTCGCACGCTCGTCGGAAAATGCCAGCGAGTAGGAGTGTACAAGCCAGTAGCCAGCGGTTGTATCCCGGCTACGATCATGATGGTGGACGGTCAACCGGAACTGAATCCAGGTCAGTCCGGGGATTCTGGGGGAATGGTTGCCACCGATGCCTTTGAATTGTGGCGAGCGGCTGGCATGCCCAGGCGATTGGACGACGTTTGCCCTCAACGGTTTGCCCTGCCGGTCGCCCCACCCGCCGCAGCGGCAGCCGAAAACCGCGAGGTTGACGCCAAGTTGTTGGTCGATGGTGCAGCCAAATGGCGTTCCGGGTACGACTGGTTGATCGTCGAAGGAGCCGGTGGATTCATGAGCCCTCTGGCAGACGGGCTGCTGAATATCGATCTCTATCGTCAGCTGGGCCAACCGAAACTCCTGGTCGTTGCGGCCAACCGCCTGGGAACCATTCATCAATCCCTCGCCACCTGTCTGGCAGCACAGCAGCTGGGCTGCGAGGTGTCAGGGTTACTGCTCAATGCCGTGCAATCAACCACCGACTCGTCATGCACAGGCAACGCAGAGCAAATCCGACGATACAGTAACGTCGAGTTCCTCGGCACGGTTGATTACCAACAAACGACCTTGCCCGACAATATCATCGGTGCCATCGAGAAGTGGTTTGCCTGA